AATGTTCATAATAATCAAaaagtattttcttcaccaATAGCACTGTCTAAAACAATAGATCAACCAATCGTGAACACCCAAATGCAGCAGCAGCAATCGCGCATGTTGACGCTGTCAAATTCGTTATCAAATTTCTACGGAACGTATTCAGATactagtaataataattcgGAAGTacagttgaaaaatatgtcTGCTCGACAACCAGTGCAATCTTCCATCGCATATGTTGGTAGTTCAAATACGACAATACCCTCCATAAACTATAGGAATGAATCGAAACTACAGCACAACCGTCAATTGCCCTCTTTCATGCAAGTTAATATCGGTACTGGTACAGGTGGAACTAACAACAAACCGCCTccaattttaaattctAATGTACCGTCACAGCCAACAGCACCTCCTCCACCACCATTACAGGAGCTGCAAACTTTGAATACTGTTCCTCCAGTCCAGACTGTTGCCCCAAGTAGAGCGCAACCCACACTATTGCATCATCCTCAAAACACAATACAAGGTTTACCAACTTTACCGTCATACTTCCCTCAAAACTCTCTTTCCATACAACAAACCACTAATGCACAACAGTCCCATACTAACTATGCCAACATTTCTTCCACAAACCAAGATCCCATTTACTTTATGCAGCAGACCCAAGTACCTGCACCATTCTACCCGTatcaacagcaacaaaTCCAACCACAATCTATTTTGGAGTCTTCGGGTACGCCCGCTCCGGGAATGCTGAATGTCATGGAGCCGTACCATCAAAAGATGTTGATGGGACATGAGCATGAAAGAGACGATGTCATTGATGCTGAAGATActactgaaaatgaagaattcaTGGATACTGATACGTCCAAAAGGACGCGTAAAAAGGTAAAAACTTTAAGAGATTCGAAAAGAGCAGTTCAAAATAGAAATGCACAAAAGGCCTTCAGGCTGAGAAAGGAAAGGTATATTAAACTCTTGGAAAACAAATCTGGAAAGTTTGATGAATTATGCAGAGAAAATCAGATGCTTAGATTCGAAATAtcaaacttgaaaaatttaatatggGAACTAGAAAATCGTTTGAAAAGTCTTAatgatcaaaatattcaaagagAAGGTGAAGGATAAGATTTAGAATACTTATACAAAATACGTTACGTTATCTTATACTTTCTTGAGAAATGGACTATTGGCCAATTTCATAATGATTGCAACTTTTTTGGTGTAGTAatcaacaaagaaaaaatacaaaagaaaaaaatctagCCTAAGTATAACATTTATtgttatattttattataatgTTACTAGATATGCTTTCTTAAAGAGATACGGAGGCGAAATCTCTTTTACGGTCGTGATGGTTGTGGTGTGTAATATTAAGTGATAATAGTATCATGTTTTTTTCCTCCTATAAGCAGGAGAAACATACTACTCTGCCCATTCTTTGCTTACATTTcatgtaattttttaatttatattcCAGTGTTTCATATaaatttgtatttatttgatattcCATGctaataaaaatttgataagcATACTACACCTTTCTTTTATGCTGCCATGATACTTGTTGTCATCGTTTCTTCGAActattttttaaaaattcgATTTCGATAAGATCTACATTTTCTTATTTAGTCGCAGATGAAAAGTGTTCAAGTCAAAAATGCTGCTCTATTTGCTTTCTTTACCACGCAGCCTCTTTCTAAGTTGCAAGGTTACTTtatgataaattcaaatcaattctTTGGAAGTTTTATCATATGATGTCTTTTCACGGCAGAAACTGAATCTTCTCTTGTTTTATGACAAAGGCAAAATGGCAAGGTATCGTTCAATAGTTTTAAAATATACGTCTCCTTACAGAATAGTCAAAGGTTAGTGCTTGGACTGTCTGtcttttcatcaaagtTCTTTG
This is a stretch of genomic DNA from Kazachstania africana CBS 2517 chromosome 8, complete genome. It encodes these proteins:
- the KAFR0H00580 gene encoding bZIP transcription factor (similar to Saccharomyces cerevisiae YAP6 (YDR259C) and CIN5 (YOR028C); ancestral locus Anc_5.619), translating into MNENDINANLNKTSITIKEEEEKKVVVSNEIKRDNNISISSITNNSDTLTTLPRISSQPIIKDKIDTSNTIADSISRTSNERNSLPNVTEAITAGSMEKSMRSKSTPNFPSNVHNNQKVFSSPIALSKTIDQPIVNTQMQQQQSRMLTLSNSLSNFYGTYSDTSNNNSEVQLKNMSARQPVQSSIAYVGSSNTTIPSINYRNESKLQHNRQLPSFMQVNIGTGTGGTNNKPPPILNSNVPSQPTAPPPPPLQELQTLNTVPPVQTVAPSRAQPTLLHHPQNTIQGLPTLPSYFPQNSLSIQQTTNAQQSHTNYANISSTNQDPIYFMQQTQVPAPFYPYQQQQIQPQSILESSGTPAPGMLNVMEPYHQKMLMGHEHERDDVIDAEDTTENEEFMDTDTSKRTRKKVKTLRDSKRAVQNRNAQKAFRLRKERYIKLLENKSGKFDELCRENQMLRFEISNLKNLIWELENRLKSLNDQNIQREGEG